GTATGGGATTACTCAAAGACTTTTTAAAGCTAGAAGTATGTTAGCGGTGGTCAAAATTTTTCTAGAGACTACAATGCTTTATTCATAGGCGTTAATATCTTAGGATACTTCTTGTTATAAGAGGTGTTAGGGAAGTTATTATGTTACTCATCAGAATAAGGTTTGTTACGATTAATGGATAAAAACCTGCTATTGGAATCCCTCGCGCCATTAGCTCGTTATAGACGGTTAGGCTTAAAACAGCATTCGCTAACCCGGATCCACACATAAACGTCATAAAATTCCTATATTTATAGAGATCGCTTTTATAAGTTGAAATCCTAACTGACAAATAGCGAAGCATAATATTGGCTGCTAGAATTGATGCGGCGTAAATAAAGCCCATAAGGTCAGGTACATAAATTAGCCCTAAGAGGACAAAGAAGAAGGCCCTAACTAAGAATGTTATCTCATTCTGAAAGTTCCGAATATTCCCCAAAAGTTTAGGCATAAACTTATTGTCAACCCTTATACCTAAACTCCTCATCTTCTCATAATTTCCGAGCATCATCCCGAAGACTAGGATGGATAGAGCGCCGCTTCCGCCCAGAAACTCTGTTCCAGCGTAACATAAAAGTAGAACCGCGAGTGTAAGCATATAAATATATTCTTGCCCTCTGATAATATTCAATATCTTCACCCAAATAACCCCTATAATCGCTCCAAACATTATGCCAACTGCGAACCTTGCGAAGAGCGAGGACAGAGTCTCTTGAAGGCTAACGGCGCCCCCAAAATATATCTTCATAAATATTATAATCAAGATTATGCTAAATACATCCGTGATTGTTGACTCTAGGGATAGAACTGTCTTTACTTCCTCAGTCACATTCAACTTAGATACTAAGGGTATAACTATGACGGAACCTGTTCCAGCCGTCATCGGTCCTAGTATTAGCGCCTCAATCCAGTTGAGTCCTAAAATTAAATAGCCGAAAAGCGAGACGAAGAGCGTCGCAAAAATAACATAGAGGAAACCTAGGGCTGTAGCCCTAAAACTTTGCGCAAGAACAGCGTAGACCTCCATACTTAAGCCTCCCTGGAAGAGGATTAGTGTGAGCGCTAATGTGGCGAATATTGGGGTTGCTGGCAGTAGATCTTTGGGTGAGAAAAGTCCGAGTAGCGGTCCAAGTATAATACCAGTTAAGATTAAGAGTAGGATATCCGGGAATCCAGTCTTTTTAAATATGACGTTGGCTAGAAAGCCCACAGATACTATTACGCCGGCAACCGTGAACACCATCACGATATCAGCCATAAAAGTTCACTTCTCTTAAAAAATCTTCATCTATAGAAAAAAAGTATTGTGGTGGATCTAATAATGGTTTCCATTACTTAAGAATTCTTGGTGAGGAAATAGAATACTATATTTGGAAAGGCTGCCGCAACCTTACTTCTCTGGCTGTAACTATCTTTAGGGAAGTATTTTTCGGGAAAACCTCTAGGCTACTTGTCATATACCCATCGCATTC
The nucleotide sequence above comes from Candidatus Bathyarchaeia archaeon. Encoded proteins:
- a CDS encoding cation:proton antiporter, translating into MADIVMVFTVAGVIVSVGFLANVIFKKTGFPDILLLILTGIILGPLLGLFSPKDLLPATPIFATLALTLILFQGGLSMEVYAVLAQSFRATALGFLYVIFATLFVSLFGYLILGLNWIEALILGPMTAGTGSVIVIPLVSKLNVTEEVKTVLSLESTITDVFSIILIIIFMKIYFGGAVSLQETLSSLFARFAVGIMFGAIIGVIWVKILNIIRGQEYIYMLTLAVLLLCYAGTEFLGGSGALSILVFGMMLGNYEKMRSLGIRVDNKFMPKLLGNIRNFQNEITFLVRAFFFVLLGLIYVPDLMGFIYAASILAANIMLRYLSVRISTYKSDLYKYRNFMTFMCGSGLANAVLSLTVYNELMARGIPIAGFYPLIVTNLILMSNIITSLTPLITRSILRY